Proteins from a genomic interval of Flammeovirgaceae bacterium SG7u.111:
- a CDS encoding SDR family oxidoreductase encodes MKNKIILLTGATSGIGRSLAKQLAAEGAILALCGRSEEKMASLLEELSLPKGQIFSKCFSITSEEEIIRFVEETNQELGNIDTLINCAGANSARGKVEEMKTEDLDYMYALNFRAPMIFMREAYKKIKAVESGTIVNILSTVCLFSNEGIGAYTATKSGLDSLTKVFRKEARKDGVKVISVYPGGVDTDFRAADRPEYLSPEPVAESIVSMLKLPAEVHELVLRPMVEENF; translated from the coding sequence ATGAAAAACAAAATAATCCTTCTGACAGGAGCCACCTCAGGAATTGGCAGAAGCCTTGCCAAACAATTAGCAGCCGAAGGGGCAATTTTAGCCCTGTGCGGTCGCTCAGAAGAAAAGATGGCTTCCCTTCTAGAAGAGCTTTCACTACCAAAAGGTCAAATATTCTCTAAATGCTTTTCCATCACTTCCGAGGAAGAAATCATCCGCTTTGTGGAGGAAACAAACCAAGAGCTTGGAAACATCGATACGTTGATCAACTGTGCAGGAGCAAACTCGGCACGGGGGAAGGTAGAAGAAATGAAAACCGAAGATTTGGACTACATGTATGCGCTCAACTTCCGTGCTCCCATGATTTTTATGAGAGAAGCGTATAAAAAAATAAAGGCAGTGGAAAGCGGAACTATCGTCAATATCCTCTCTACCGTCTGCCTTTTTTCCAATGAAGGAATTGGTGCTTATACCGCCACTAAATCGGGGCTAGATTCCCTCACAAAAGTATTTCGCAAGGAAGCCCGCAAAGATGGGGTTAAAGTAATCTCTGTCTATCCTGGCGGTGTCGACACCGACTTCAGAGCCGCTGACCGACCCGAATACCTCAGCCCAGAACCTGTAGCCGAATCGATCGTTTCTATGCTCAAGCTACCTGCCGAGGTGCACGAGCTAGTGCTCAGACCGATGGTGGAGGAAAATTTTTAA
- a CDS encoding transposase: MNFLSQFSDLLPVLPPFELVLAERDEPSNTVHLYLEVPPEATPKKCSIHSYYDRTWEHLKLFQYRCFIHCKLPIYKDRDTGKLSKAEVSFSRDYSRFTLMFEQEVMRLMHIHHCFTAVARTLGIRVQRVEHIYHHYTQHLEDDYYSQHTASRIAYDETSTRKGHGYITSFFDLDTWQLPGSYEGRSSECVARFKQDHPYPEAVEEISIDMSPAFIKGAKQCFPQAKVTFDKWHVIKLLYKHLDRLGEKAYCFQAQIELSMERIGTFYRKDQFQELKAQLCFIMDLAQETMETNPITKSIKSHFDGIVQYAQSKINNGILEGLNSKIQIIKRVARGFRSKDNFIKMIYFVFAKYQFQVNS, from the coding sequence ATGAATTTTCTATCTCAATTTAGTGACTTACTTCCTGTTCTACCACCTTTTGAGTTAGTTCTAGCAGAACGTGACGAGCCTAGCAACACCGTACATCTATATTTAGAGGTTCCACCTGAAGCTACCCCAAAAAAATGCTCTATTCATAGCTATTACGACCGTACCTGGGAACACTTAAAGCTTTTTCAATACCGCTGTTTTATCCATTGTAAGCTTCCTATATACAAAGATAGGGATACCGGTAAACTATCTAAGGCAGAGGTTTCCTTTTCTAGAGATTATTCGCGGTTCACACTTATGTTTGAGCAAGAAGTCATGCGTTTGATGCATATCCACCATTGTTTTACGGCAGTAGCCAGGACACTTGGCATTCGAGTCCAACGGGTTGAGCATATTTATCATCATTATACCCAACATCTTGAAGATGACTACTATAGTCAGCATACAGCCTCTAGGATTGCTTATGATGAAACCTCTACCCGTAAGGGACATGGATACATCACCAGCTTTTTTGATCTAGATACTTGGCAACTACCCGGTAGTTACGAAGGTAGATCTTCTGAATGTGTTGCCCGATTTAAGCAAGATCATCCCTATCCAGAAGCAGTAGAAGAAATTTCCATTGATATGTCCCCTGCCTTCATCAAGGGGGCCAAACAGTGTTTTCCACAGGCTAAGGTTACTTTTGACAAATGGCATGTGATCAAACTTCTCTACAAACATCTAGATCGACTTGGGGAAAAGGCTTATTGCTTTCAAGCTCAAATTGAACTATCAATGGAAAGGATAGGTACTTTTTATCGGAAAGATCAATTTCAAGAGCTAAAAGCCCAACTGTGCTTCATTATGGACCTCGCCCAGGAAACCATGGAAACCAATCCGATCACTAAATCGATTAAAAGCCATTTTGATGGAATTGTTCAATACGCTCAATCTAAGATTAATAACGGTATCTTAGAGGGGCTCAATTCTAAAATTCAAATCATTAAACGGGTTGCTAGAGGGTTTCGGTCTAAAGACAACTTCATCAAGATGATTTACTTTGTATTTGCAAAATACCAGTTTCAAGTAAATTCATAA
- a CDS encoding transposase, whose amino-acid sequence MIEDLLKNARRTASGRRVLSSAQKATVVEDWEGSGLSCPEYYRRYGLIASQLYKWRSDAKSGAIMGIKNDGDLHSRSELEMLRRQNEELKKALGEATLDIKILKKKLEWDAQRNKR is encoded by the coding sequence ATGATAGAAGACTTATTGAAGAACGCCCGCAGGACGGCAAGTGGCAGAAGGGTCCTAAGCTCGGCACAAAAAGCGACGGTTGTTGAGGATTGGGAAGGTTCCGGGCTATCTTGTCCCGAGTACTACCGCAGGTACGGGTTAATCGCCAGCCAACTCTACAAATGGCGTTCGGACGCAAAATCAGGGGCAATCATGGGGATCAAGAATGATGGGGACCTACATTCCAGGTCAGAGCTGGAAATGCTCAGGAGACAGAACGAGGAGCTTAAGAAAGCTTTGGGTGAGGCTACGCTGGACATCAAGATCCTAAAAAAAAAGCTGGAATGGGACGCACAGAGAAACAAGAGGTAG
- a CDS encoding transposase — MIDDLLKNARRTASGRRVLSSAQKATIVEDWEGSGLSCPEYCRRYGLIASQLYKWRSDAKSEAVMGIKNDGELHSKSELEMLRRQNEELKKALGEATLDIKILKKSWNGTHRETRSRIAIPTVPSKHEQDYQGTGSCQVDNILQA; from the coding sequence ATGATAGACGATCTACTGAAGAATGCCCGCAGGACAGCAAGTGGCAGAAGGGTCCTAAGCTCGGCACAAAAAGCCACCATTGTTGAGGATTGGGAAGGTTCCGGGCTATCTTGCCCCGAGTACTGCCGCAGGTACGGGTTAATCGCCAGCCAACTTTACAAATGGCGTTCAGACGCAAAATCAGAGGCCGTCATGGGAATCAAAAATGATGGGGAACTACATTCCAAGTCCGAGCTGGAGATGCTCAGAAGACAGAACGAAGAACTCAAGAAAGCTTTGGGAGAGGCTACGCTGGATATCAAGATCCTTAAAAAAAGTTGGAATGGGACGCACAGAGAAACAAGAAGTCGAATCGCTATCCCAACAGTTCCAAGTAAGCATGAACAGGACTATCAAGGCACTGGGAGTTGCCAAGTCGACAATATATTACAAGCCTAA